From Pseudobdellovibrio exovorus JSS, a single genomic window includes:
- the pstC gene encoding phosphate ABC transporter permease subunit PstC encodes MAVNKALKSEFSSPQSVRRRIRDAKEFLIRSILFLCATSSVLITFGVVWTLLKEAWPFFQEVSLKNFFFDKEWTPLFENPQYGILNLISGTFLTTLIALSVAIPLGTITAVFLSEYASSRVREFLKPVLELLAAVPTVVYGYFALLFVTPLLQVIFPSLSSFNALSAGLVMGVMIIPYVSSLSEDAMRAVPVYLREGSLALGASNLQTSFKVIVPSAFSGIASAYVLGISRALGETMVVAIAAGLQPKISLNPFESTQTLTAYIVQVSQGDLPHGSIGYKTIYVAGVVLLCFTLIFNMIGQKVRSHMEKKYK; translated from the coding sequence ATGGCCGTAAATAAGGCGTTAAAGTCTGAGTTTTCAAGTCCGCAGAGTGTCCGTCGTCGCATCCGCGATGCTAAAGAGTTTTTAATCCGTTCGATTCTATTTTTGTGTGCGACAAGTTCGGTTCTGATTACATTTGGCGTTGTCTGGACTTTATTAAAAGAAGCATGGCCCTTTTTCCAAGAAGTTTCGTTGAAAAACTTTTTTTTCGATAAAGAGTGGACGCCTCTTTTTGAAAATCCTCAGTATGGTATTTTAAACTTAATTTCTGGAACGTTTCTGACAACACTGATTGCGCTATCAGTGGCAATTCCTTTAGGAACTATCACTGCTGTATTCCTAAGCGAGTATGCGTCTTCGCGCGTGCGTGAATTTTTAAAGCCCGTATTGGAGCTTCTTGCCGCTGTTCCCACGGTAGTTTACGGCTACTTTGCCCTTTTGTTTGTGACGCCGTTGCTGCAAGTGATTTTTCCGAGCTTATCGAGCTTTAATGCTCTGAGTGCTGGGCTTGTTATGGGAGTCATGATTATCCCTTATGTAAGTAGTTTGTCTGAAGATGCTATGCGAGCAGTTCCAGTTTACTTGCGTGAAGGCAGCTTGGCTTTAGGTGCTTCTAATCTGCAAACTTCATTTAAGGTGATCGTGCCATCAGCTTTTTCTGGTATCGCTTCAGCGTATGTTCTCGGTATATCACGAGCTTTAGGTGAGACCATGGTGGTTGCCATCGCAGCAGGACTTCAACCGAAGATTTCTTTGAATCCATTTGAGTCAACTCAGACATTAACTGCTTATATCGTACAAGTGAGTCAGGGAGATCTTCCCCATGGATCTATTGGATATAAAACCATCTATGTCGCAGGTGTGGTCTTGCTTTGCTTTACCTTGATATTCAACATGATAGGTCAAAAGGTGCGTTCGCATATGGAGAAAAAATACAAATGA
- a CDS encoding MerR family transcriptional regulator — protein sequence MTTNNPAPNPSNNADSDIELSLEDKFLTNIKASDSEEASENTEIKAEAASLPSVLVDEQLLQEMQSIPDRFGFKIGDVADLLGIKQYVLRYWEQEFDILKPKKASNNQRLYTKKDVENAFLIRKLLYRDKFSIEGARQALKDVKYAIKKEKDFNSVIQRIEFVQSQIKSFVDEIKKTKEMFN from the coding sequence ATGACGACGAATAATCCAGCACCAAATCCATCGAATAATGCCGATTCGGATATTGAACTTTCTTTAGAAGATAAATTTTTAACGAATATCAAAGCATCAGATTCGGAAGAGGCGTCAGAAAACACAGAAATTAAAGCTGAGGCTGCGAGCTTACCCAGTGTTCTTGTTGATGAACAACTTTTACAAGAAATGCAGTCTATTCCAGATCGGTTTGGATTTAAAATTGGTGATGTAGCTGATCTCTTAGGTATCAAGCAATATGTACTTCGTTATTGGGAACAAGAGTTTGATATCTTAAAGCCCAAAAAAGCCTCAAATAACCAACGTCTTTATACAAAAAAAGATGTCGAAAATGCTTTTTTAATTCGTAAGCTTTTGTACCGCGATAAGTTTTCTATCGAAGGGGCACGCCAAGCTTTAAAAGATGTAAAATACGCGATTAAGAAGGAAAAAGATTTCAACTCTGTTATCCAACGTATTGAGTTTGTTCAATCGCAAATTAAAAGCTTTGTTGATGAGATTAAAAAAACAAAAGAAATGTTTAACTAA
- the pstA gene encoding phosphate ABC transporter permease PstA, whose protein sequence is MSSLDKVSVINVNQQVARLKRQDALFWIVGLMTLLFALVTLTSLIVDMAISGWPRITQSFFFSFPSRFPERAGIYSAWVGSLCVVLVTAMMAIPLGVASGVYLEEYSKKNFWTKIIEINILNLAGIPSITYGLMALGFFVYYMKLGQTIITAGMTLGLLILPIIIVTTREAIRTVPSHIREASYSLGATKWQTVWNHILPYSSGGILTGVVIALSRAIGETAPLITVGALTFIAFLPTSPISAEPPFVSGQWLHDPYTVMPIQMFNWVSRPQEEFHVNAAAAGLVLLTMTLLLNGAAIFIRYRFRKKYKW, encoded by the coding sequence ATGAGTTCTCTTGATAAGGTCTCCGTAATTAATGTGAATCAGCAGGTGGCTCGCTTGAAGCGACAAGATGCTCTGTTTTGGATTGTCGGTTTGATGACTTTGTTATTTGCACTAGTAACTTTGACTAGTTTGATCGTGGACATGGCTATAAGCGGATGGCCTCGTATTACCCAGAGCTTCTTCTTTTCGTTTCCTTCCCGATTTCCCGAACGAGCGGGGATCTATTCGGCATGGGTGGGAAGTCTTTGTGTTGTCCTTGTTACGGCGATGATGGCTATCCCGCTGGGAGTCGCATCAGGTGTTTATTTAGAAGAATATTCGAAGAAGAATTTTTGGACTAAAATTATTGAAATCAATATTTTGAATTTAGCGGGGATTCCTTCCATCACTTACGGGCTCATGGCGCTTGGCTTTTTTGTCTATTACATGAAGTTAGGGCAGACGATCATCACAGCAGGTATGACGTTAGGACTTTTAATTTTACCTATCATTATTGTGACAACAAGGGAGGCCATTCGAACGGTGCCTTCGCACATTCGCGAAGCTTCGTATTCTCTAGGGGCGACTAAGTGGCAAACGGTATGGAACCATATTTTGCCCTATTCGTCCGGTGGTATCTTAACAGGCGTGGTGATTGCCTTATCGCGGGCTATTGGTGAAACGGCTCCATTAATTACAGTTGGTGCTTTAACATTTATCGCTTTTTTGCCGACCTCGCCAATCAGTGCGGAGCCGCCGTTTGTGAGTGGGCAGTGGTTACATGATCCTTATACAGTGATGCCTATTCAGATGTTCAATTGGGTTTCGCGTCCGCAGGAAGAGTTTCATGTGAATGCTGCGGCAGCGGGATTGGTCTTGTTAACCATGACATTATTATTGAACGGAGCCGCGATTTTTATTCGTTATAGATTTAGAAAGAAATACAAATGGTAG
- a CDS encoding sensor histidine kinase: MTLFLQEHLQERLRSELEETTVRSAIASIALIVIYQVSAVSFLGFNLYHIAISTALILSYVCRLALKKLSNLSNKEWLFVHLIVIMSHSTFWSLTLLEIATMDLVSPELHIVTYLVFAGLIAAASYTLSISKYDFFAFVLPILGTQIVVIFQSFDYLTLKISSVLMILLFFNFLIHQRRRMEKSWIEQRTKNFEMQNIVDAVPGGLSVLKGYNYHLVNKYMRQATPANVQLIGNPIGSAWNDNPQFTSRIREFISSKERRLQYETELSAMGEVRTYLVTAVKSFNDETIISIIDIEEVKQIEREMNAQKIKLQQSAKMAALGEMASGLAHEINNPVAIISGRAQQLILATKKEMATKEVLLKGLLDINTTAERINRIVKGLRSFAHDTTNEPLLPHPLKDIVEDTLTFCEAKLRNNGIDLSYSIPDNLEILCVPTQISQVILNALNNSHDAIAHEETNKWIRITAEQKEDSIRISITDSGKGIIPDIRDKLMQPFFTTKEVGKGTGLGLSISKGIINAHKGQIFFNYDNTENTELVIVLPLPQQQNLNSIS, encoded by the coding sequence GTGACACTTTTTCTACAAGAGCATTTACAAGAGAGACTTCGCAGCGAACTTGAAGAGACTACGGTTCGTTCGGCTATTGCCAGTATTGCTCTGATTGTCATCTATCAAGTTTCAGCAGTCTCGTTTCTTGGCTTTAATCTTTATCACATCGCTATTTCGACCGCTTTAATTCTGAGTTATGTATGTCGTCTAGCACTGAAAAAACTGTCCAACCTATCGAATAAAGAATGGCTTTTCGTCCACCTGATAGTCATCATGTCGCACTCAACATTCTGGTCTTTGACTCTTTTAGAAATTGCAACAATGGATCTAGTCTCACCCGAACTACACATTGTCACTTATTTGGTTTTTGCAGGACTCATAGCCGCGGCATCCTACACTTTATCTATTTCAAAATACGATTTCTTTGCTTTTGTTCTACCTATCCTCGGAACACAAATTGTCGTTATCTTTCAAAGTTTCGACTATCTTACGTTGAAGATTTCAAGCGTACTTATGATTTTATTATTCTTCAACTTTCTTATCCACCAGCGCCGCCGAATGGAAAAAAGCTGGATTGAACAACGTACGAAAAACTTCGAGATGCAGAATATTGTCGACGCCGTCCCTGGGGGCCTTTCTGTTTTAAAAGGCTACAACTACCATCTCGTTAATAAATATATGCGACAGGCAACACCCGCAAATGTTCAGCTTATTGGAAACCCCATAGGCAGCGCTTGGAATGACAACCCCCAATTCACCAGTCGTATTCGTGAATTTATTTCTTCGAAAGAACGCCGACTTCAATATGAAACTGAACTCAGTGCCATGGGGGAAGTACGTACTTATCTAGTTACGGCAGTGAAATCCTTCAATGATGAAACAATCATCTCTATTATCGACATTGAAGAGGTGAAACAAATTGAACGTGAAATGAATGCTCAAAAAATTAAGCTTCAACAAAGCGCAAAGATGGCTGCTCTTGGGGAAATGGCCAGCGGTCTAGCACACGAGATTAATAATCCTGTCGCCATCATATCGGGAAGAGCCCAACAACTTATTCTAGCTACCAAAAAAGAGATGGCCACAAAAGAGGTTTTACTTAAAGGCCTTCTAGACATCAACACAACAGCCGAACGTATTAACCGCATCGTCAAAGGACTGCGCAGTTTTGCCCATGACACAACAAACGAACCTCTTTTGCCACATCCGCTTAAAGATATTGTAGAGGACACCCTCACCTTTTGTGAAGCCAAGCTACGCAACAATGGTATCGACTTAAGTTATTCCATTCCTGACAATTTAGAAATACTCTGTGTTCCAACTCAAATATCACAGGTGATTTTAAATGCTTTAAATAACTCGCACGATGCTATTGCACACGAAGAAACCAACAAGTGGATTCGTATCACTGCCGAGCAGAAAGAAGACAGCATTCGTATTAGCATTACAGATTCCGGAAAAGGCATTATACCCGATATTCGCGACAAACTGATGCAGCCTTTCTTCACCACAAAAGAAGTCGGCAAAGGAACTGGATTAGGACTTAGTATTTCAAAGGGAATTATTAATGCCCATAAAGGACAGATATTTTTTAACTATGACAATACAGAAAACACTGAGCTCGTTATTGTCCTGCCACTTCCTCAGCAGCAGAACTTAAACTCAATTAGTTAA
- the pheT gene encoding phenylalanine--tRNA ligase subunit beta, with protein sequence MKISLKWLNDFIDVAEYAAQPQVLADILTKAGLEVEEIQDRARDFANVVVGHIQVKDKHPNADKLSLCQVEVAAGKVEQIVCGAQNHKAGDKVIVALPGAVLPGNFAIKKSKIRDVESNGMLCSYKELGMAETSDGIAILPVDAVVGQSFAEFSGLDDVTFELKVTPNRADCLSHYGLARELGCLLGKPVKSPEVLTKFASGSTRQKIKLEVKNTELCPRYCGRYIANVKVGPSPAWLVQRLEAVGQNSINNVVDITNYVMLEMGQPLHAFDADRLEKSEVQVRSAVKGETFKTLKEQDLTLSGEELLICDGVKAVALAGVIGGLNSGVSEATKNIFLESAFFNAMSTRKSSRVHGVETDSAYRFSRGVDPSSTATIMDRAALLIQQVAGGEVYGDAYDVNSRPQTPKKIRISLQTVTDRLGYSVDKELFLKFMGGLQIQVNDLGGGEYEMTPPLFRFDLEQDMDLVEEYARLHGYEHIQENIPALHVQPTVHDANYMLNQKVSQFLRAEGYNQAFNYAFTSDHAESTWLGDIKGHSQQGLATDVSAIKIRNPLSEELNVMRRSLSQGLWKNTLENIRSGSSFGALFEIGSVFSKTDSFVESSRLGLIAWGSQLGLYSSKAPLVYSLRSSIEKLLQSLNITAYSFVTSAQTPSFLHIGQWAQLVVEGQPVGYIGSVHPRLLDQEKVRVPVVVAELNLQQILKGQPRPLKFKSLSKFQPVERDFAFVMATDKVIGDLLKEAKKSCGALLKDLSVFDIYEGDKLPQGQKSVALRAQFQGADAALTDADIQQVSQKLIDAAKKSVAAELR encoded by the coding sequence ATGAAGATTTCTCTTAAGTGGTTAAATGATTTTATTGATGTGGCTGAATATGCAGCTCAACCACAAGTATTAGCTGATATTTTAACAAAGGCTGGGCTAGAGGTTGAAGAAATCCAAGATCGCGCTCGCGACTTTGCTAACGTAGTTGTTGGTCATATCCAAGTTAAAGATAAACATCCAAATGCAGATAAGCTTTCCCTTTGTCAGGTAGAAGTAGCTGCTGGCAAAGTAGAACAAATCGTCTGTGGTGCTCAAAATCATAAAGCAGGTGATAAAGTTATCGTGGCACTACCGGGTGCCGTTTTGCCGGGGAATTTTGCGATAAAAAAATCTAAAATCCGTGATGTTGAAAGCAACGGGATGCTCTGTTCTTATAAAGAGCTAGGTATGGCGGAAACATCAGATGGAATTGCAATATTGCCCGTGGATGCCGTTGTGGGGCAAAGCTTTGCTGAGTTCAGTGGATTAGATGATGTGACTTTTGAACTTAAAGTCACTCCTAATCGTGCTGATTGCTTAAGTCATTATGGTTTGGCGCGCGAGTTGGGTTGTCTGCTGGGTAAGCCTGTGAAGTCGCCGGAAGTTTTAACAAAATTTGCGTCTGGGTCGACTCGTCAAAAAATTAAATTGGAAGTAAAGAACACAGAGCTTTGTCCGCGATACTGCGGCCGCTATATAGCGAACGTGAAGGTTGGGCCAAGTCCTGCATGGCTTGTACAGCGTCTTGAAGCTGTGGGCCAGAATTCGATTAACAATGTGGTTGATATTACAAACTATGTGATGCTCGAGATGGGGCAACCACTTCATGCTTTCGATGCAGATCGCCTTGAAAAAAGTGAAGTGCAAGTTCGCAGTGCTGTGAAAGGTGAGACATTTAAAACTCTTAAAGAGCAAGACCTGACGTTGTCTGGTGAAGAACTTCTTATTTGCGATGGGGTTAAAGCTGTAGCTCTTGCGGGAGTTATTGGTGGTTTAAACTCTGGAGTCTCTGAGGCTACAAAAAATATTTTCTTAGAAAGTGCATTCTTCAATGCGATGAGCACACGTAAGTCCTCACGCGTTCACGGGGTTGAAACGGATTCAGCTTATAGATTTTCCCGTGGAGTTGATCCAAGTTCTACCGCTACGATTATGGACCGCGCCGCTTTATTGATACAGCAAGTGGCGGGTGGTGAAGTGTACGGAGACGCCTATGATGTGAATTCACGTCCTCAGACTCCTAAGAAGATTCGTATCAGTTTGCAGACGGTGACAGACCGCTTAGGATATTCTGTAGATAAAGAGCTTTTCTTAAAGTTTATGGGCGGCTTACAAATTCAAGTGAATGATTTAGGTGGTGGTGAATATGAAATGACGCCGCCGTTATTTAGATTTGACCTAGAACAAGACATGGATTTGGTAGAGGAATATGCGCGCCTTCATGGCTATGAACACATTCAAGAAAATATTCCGGCTTTGCATGTTCAGCCGACAGTTCATGATGCAAACTACATGTTAAATCAAAAAGTCAGTCAATTCTTGCGTGCTGAAGGCTACAATCAAGCCTTTAACTACGCATTTACTTCAGATCATGCAGAGTCTACATGGTTGGGTGATATAAAAGGTCACTCTCAGCAGGGGTTGGCAACGGATGTGTCCGCTATCAAAATACGCAATCCTCTTAGTGAAGAGCTGAATGTTATGAGGCGTTCTTTATCCCAAGGACTCTGGAAGAACACACTAGAGAATATTCGCTCGGGCAGTTCGTTTGGGGCATTGTTTGAAATTGGTTCTGTTTTTAGTAAAACAGATTCATTTGTTGAAAGCTCTCGTTTGGGACTTATTGCTTGGGGAAGCCAATTGGGTCTTTATTCGTCCAAGGCTCCTCTGGTGTACAGTTTAAGATCGTCTATTGAGAAGTTGTTACAGTCTCTTAATATCACGGCTTATAGCTTTGTAACGTCAGCACAGACTCCCTCTTTCCTGCATATCGGACAGTGGGCTCAGTTGGTTGTTGAAGGTCAACCTGTAGGTTATATTGGTTCGGTTCATCCAAGGCTTCTAGATCAAGAAAAGGTCAGAGTGCCAGTGGTTGTTGCTGAACTGAATCTGCAGCAGATTTTAAAAGGCCAGCCTCGTCCGTTGAAGTTTAAGTCTTTATCGAAGTTTCAACCTGTTGAAAGAGACTTTGCTTTTGTCATGGCGACTGACAAAGTTATTGGTGATCTTTTGAAAGAGGCGAAGAAATCATGTGGGGCGCTGTTAAAAGACCTCAGTGTTTTTGATATCTATGAAGGTGACAAATTACCTCAAGGACAAAAATCGGTGGCGCTGAGAGCTCAGTTTCAAGGGGCTGATGCGGCTCTAACGGATGCTGATATTCAACAGGTCAGCCAAAAATTGATTGATGCGGCTAAGAAATCGGTAGCGGCAGAACTACGCTAG
- a CDS encoding integration host factor subunit alpha, with protein MAGQNVGNSTVTKADIVEKVYETIGFSKKEASELVEVVFQELKKTLQNGEKVKISGFGNFVVRGKSERIGRNPQTGEQIKISARRVLTFRPSQVLKAMLNGEEYAHLKDDEDDDE; from the coding sequence ATGGCAGGACAGAATGTCGGTAACTCAACCGTAACTAAAGCAGATATTGTTGAAAAAGTTTATGAAACAATCGGCTTTTCAAAAAAAGAAGCGAGTGAATTGGTTGAGGTTGTTTTTCAGGAATTGAAAAAGACTCTTCAGAACGGAGAGAAAGTTAAAATTTCAGGCTTTGGCAACTTTGTCGTGCGTGGGAAAAGCGAGCGTATAGGTCGCAATCCTCAGACAGGTGAGCAAATTAAAATTTCAGCTCGGCGTGTATTAACCTTTAGACCTAGCCAAGTCTTAAAAGCCATGCTCAACGGAGAAGAGTATGCCCACCTCAAGGATGATGAAGATGACGACGAATAA
- the pstB gene encoding phosphate ABC transporter ATP-binding protein PstB, which translates to MVDSKINQDSLIKKAEVLDLNFGYVSNKKVLNHITLPVYQNKVTALIGPSGCGKTTLLRCFNRMHDLYGEVHYNGEIQLYPDNVNILGKQIDPIEVRMKIGMVFQKPNPFPKSIYENIAYGLRVRGVKKKSYIDEKVEDSLQKAGLWAEVSDRLNTSASALSGGQQQRLCIARALATEPDLLLLDEPTSALDPISTAHIEELVMELKKTVTILMVTHNLHQAARTADYTAFMYLGDLVEFGESSQVFTNPKESRTENYITGRFG; encoded by the coding sequence ATGGTAGATAGTAAAATAAATCAAGATAGCCTTATCAAAAAAGCTGAAGTGCTGGATTTGAATTTTGGTTACGTCAGTAATAAAAAAGTTTTGAATCACATTACATTGCCTGTATATCAAAATAAGGTAACAGCATTAATTGGACCATCGGGTTGTGGTAAAACCACATTACTTCGTTGTTTTAATCGCATGCATGATTTGTATGGTGAAGTCCATTACAATGGCGAAATTCAACTTTATCCTGACAATGTGAATATTTTAGGAAAACAAATTGATCCGATTGAAGTGCGAATGAAAATTGGAATGGTTTTCCAAAAACCAAACCCGTTTCCTAAAAGTATTTATGAAAATATCGCCTATGGGCTGCGTGTGCGTGGGGTGAAAAAGAAATCCTATATAGATGAAAAAGTTGAAGACTCTTTACAAAAGGCAGGATTGTGGGCCGAGGTTTCTGATCGTCTCAATACATCTGCTAGTGCCTTATCCGGTGGACAACAGCAGCGTCTATGTATTGCGCGTGCTTTAGCCACAGAGCCAGATTTATTGCTTTTAGATGAGCCGACTTCAGCATTAGATCCTATCTCTACGGCGCACATTGAAGAGCTCGTTATGGAGCTTAAGAAAACAGTCACTATCTTAATGGTGACTCATAATCTGCATCAGGCGGCACGTACGGCTGACTACACGGCTTTTATGTATTTAGGAGATTTAGTTGAGTTTGGCGAAAGCTCACAGGTTTTCACGAATCCGAAAGAGTCTCGTACAGAAAATTATATTACAGGAAGGTTTGGATAA
- a CDS encoding mannose-1-phosphate guanylyltransferase/mannose-6-phosphate isomerase — MQFIPVILSGGSGTRLWPVSRVKYPKQFCELLDKPLQTLTIERLQKYGAGLLVTSEKLKDLTEKDILQNQLKIEKVLYEPTGKNTAAAVALACKYLELTGRADQVAGVFSSDALVLNQVEFSRALQAAVSSAQNGFVVTLGIQPRSPETGFGYIQVKDRALNTHTATEVMKFHEKPTLEKAQSFIQDGHYFWNAGIFIFKVSRMIEHFKKNEPTLWESINQLASDLSNLDAIYSKIKSISLDYAIIEKLDSDELRCVPCDIGWSDVGSWDALAEVTEAMPFTEHSLKKQPVQIASKSNSIFSHQKKKYTVVGCDDLIVVDTADATLICKKGESQKVKDLVDSLKISDEELTTEHVFENRPWGRFEILRDEEHYKSKVIQVEPGRKLSYQSHAKRAEHWVIVKGEAIVVLNDEEHVLKAGEHIFIPQGAKHRIMNRSQSLVEFIEVQVGSYFGEDDIVRYQDDYGRK, encoded by the coding sequence ATGCAATTTATACCTGTTATTTTAAGTGGTGGAAGTGGTACACGTCTATGGCCAGTATCACGAGTGAAGTATCCAAAACAATTCTGTGAGTTATTAGACAAGCCGTTACAAACGCTAACAATCGAAAGATTGCAGAAGTATGGTGCCGGTTTGTTGGTAACGTCTGAAAAGCTGAAAGATCTAACTGAAAAAGATATCTTACAGAATCAATTGAAAATCGAAAAAGTACTCTATGAGCCAACGGGTAAAAATACCGCTGCGGCGGTCGCGTTGGCCTGTAAGTATTTAGAGTTAACAGGTAGAGCCGATCAAGTTGCTGGAGTCTTTTCTTCAGATGCTCTTGTTTTAAATCAAGTTGAATTTTCTCGGGCATTACAGGCTGCTGTGTCTTCAGCGCAAAATGGATTTGTTGTGACTTTGGGAATTCAGCCGCGCAGTCCAGAGACAGGCTTTGGCTATATCCAAGTTAAAGATCGCGCATTAAATACTCATACAGCAACTGAGGTGATGAAATTCCACGAGAAACCAACATTAGAGAAAGCTCAAAGCTTTATTCAAGATGGCCATTACTTTTGGAATGCGGGCATTTTTATTTTTAAAGTGAGTCGCATGATTGAGCACTTCAAAAAAAATGAACCAACTTTGTGGGAATCCATTAACCAATTGGCTTCAGATCTTTCCAATTTAGATGCGATTTACAGTAAGATAAAAAGTATTTCTTTAGACTACGCGATTATCGAAAAGCTAGACTCCGATGAGCTTCGTTGTGTCCCTTGTGACATAGGTTGGAGTGATGTGGGGTCGTGGGACGCCTTAGCAGAAGTCACTGAAGCGATGCCATTTACAGAGCACAGTTTGAAGAAGCAACCGGTGCAAATAGCATCTAAATCCAATTCAATATTTTCTCATCAAAAGAAAAAATACACTGTTGTCGGATGTGATGATCTGATTGTGGTGGATACGGCAGATGCCACTTTGATTTGTAAAAAAGGTGAATCGCAAAAAGTGAAAGATCTAGTGGACTCACTTAAGATCAGCGACGAAGAGCTAACCACTGAGCATGTATTTGAAAATCGTCCGTGGGGACGTTTTGAAATATTGCGAGATGAAGAGCACTATAAATCAAAAGTAATCCAAGTTGAGCCTGGTCGTAAATTATCCTATCAATCTCATGCTAAACGTGCGGAACACTGGGTTATTGTTAAAGGCGAAGCTATTGTAGTTCTAAATGATGAGGAGCACGTCTTAAAAGCGGGTGAGCATATTTTTATTCCCCAAGGCGCTAAACATCGAATTATGAACCGCAGTCAATCGTTAGTTGAGTTTATAGAAGTTCAGGTAGGAAGCTATTTCGGCGAAGACGATATCGTGCGCTATCAGGACGACTATGGCCGTAAATAA
- a CDS encoding UTP--glucose-1-phosphate uridylyltransferase translates to MNKNTKVTKAIIPAAGLGTRFFPATKTIPKEMLPIVDKPTILYVIEEAIQAGIEDIVLIQGRGKTAIEDFFDISYELEDKLVKDGKEDILQSIHQIRSSVNIISLRQKSALGLGHAVRCAKPVVGDESFAVLLGDEITLSQNRDHNVTAFLCDQYSSTQKSSVWVLPIDPKDSHKYGIVDVGPDKQNLASGKTVLGVVEKPATDKAPSHWALPGRYVFDAKIFDYLDKIEAGKNGEIQLSDAMNLLAQAGGLNAYSFDSRRYDAGDKLGFLIANVDLALEREDLREDLLQYLKGKLKL, encoded by the coding sequence ATGAATAAAAACACGAAAGTGACAAAAGCAATTATTCCTGCGGCCGGTTTAGGGACACGATTTTTTCCTGCTACCAAAACTATCCCAAAAGAGATGCTACCTATTGTCGATAAGCCGACAATTCTCTATGTAATTGAGGAAGCTATTCAAGCGGGCATTGAAGATATTGTTTTAATTCAAGGACGTGGAAAGACAGCCATTGAGGATTTCTTTGATATTTCCTATGAGCTTGAAGATAAATTGGTAAAAGATGGGAAAGAGGATATTCTTCAGAGTATTCACCAAATCCGCTCGTCAGTGAATATTATTTCGTTAAGACAAAAATCCGCTTTGGGCTTAGGACATGCAGTTCGCTGTGCAAAGCCAGTAGTTGGAGATGAGTCTTTTGCTGTATTACTTGGTGATGAGATTACATTGAGCCAGAATCGTGATCATAATGTAACGGCTTTTTTGTGTGATCAATACTCTTCAACGCAAAAAAGTTCAGTTTGGGTTTTGCCCATTGATCCAAAGGATTCCCATAAATATGGAATAGTGGATGTGGGACCGGATAAGCAAAATCTGGCCTCAGGAAAAACTGTTTTGGGTGTGGTTGAAAAACCGGCCACAGATAAAGCACCTTCGCACTGGGCACTACCGGGTCGCTATGTATTCGATGCAAAAATCTTTGATTATCTAGATAAGATTGAGGCGGGGAAAAACGGAGAAATTCAATTGAGCGATGCCATGAATTTATTAGCACAAGCGGGTGGTTTGAATGCCTATAGTTTTGATTCTCGTCGTTACGATGCTGGTGATAAGTTAGGTTTTTTAATTGCTAATGTGGATTTGGCTCTAGAGCGCGAGGATCTGCGCGAGGATCTGCTGCAATACTTAAAAGGAAAGTTGAAGCTTTAA